TCGCTTCACGAGCTATGTCTAATTGGTAATCTCTTGGAACATAAGATTTTGGAGGCGAAGAAACTTGAACAAGATAGGAGGAAGAATTTACAGGATGGGCGAAAAGATCTTTGGGTACCGGACCAAAACGGACAGCGCCGGGAAATGGTGGAATAGCCCTTGCTCTTTCCAAAGCCGCACGGAGAGCCTGCATGCTTTGTCTGAAATCGTCTGCAGAAATAGTACCCTGCCCACTCAAGAGGCGTTGCAAAAGAACGGCGGGACTTGCTTCGCCATTTCTTCCTTCCGTGAATATCCCATCCAGAGGAGCAACCAAAGTTTGCAAATGGGCGAGATTGGCCCAGAGCGTACCCATATCCCCATCGGCAAAAGCGGCTTCGGCTGAGACAATGTCCAGTGTAATTGCTTCTGTATTTATCGCAGGTACAAAACTCATAATATGTAAAAACGATCTAAACTATCATTCCCGCGAAGCTTGTCCCTGCAGGCAGTAGGCAGGGAGCGGGAATCCAGTCGTCGTGATAATTTCTGGATCCCTGCCTTCGCAGGGATGACAAGAAAATGTATTTCTCCGATAGTTCCCTAACGTTATCGGTTCAAGTCAGAAAAAGTTGCTTCCTCTTTTCAAAAAGATATGGTTAAAAAAGTTATGTCTTTTCCACGTCTTTTTTGGTTTTTCCTTGTTGTAAATCTTCTTATCGCTTCCCCTCTGTTAGCTAAAGGAAAAAATCCTCTTTTTCAGGAGGCGGAAGATAAAATTCAGGAGGGAAATTACGAAGGCGCGCAATCCACCTATGAAGAGATTTTAGGTGAAAATTCCAATGATATCAGCGCTCTTTCAGGATTGGCCCAAGTGCTCTACTGGCAGGGAGATTATGACGGAGCCATCTCCCAATATTCTAAAATTCTGGAGGAAGACCCGAAGAATGTGGACGCATTAGTGGGAACCGGCAAGGCTTATCTGGCAGGAGGAAAAGAGCGCAAGGCTCGGGAGTTTTTTAAACGTGCCGAAAAAATTGAGCCCTCCAATGAAGAAGTGGCCGCGGTCTCTCCCCAGATCGACAAAAAATCAAACATTGAAGTATTGGGTGGATATATCCTCGGCAGTTTCAATTACGCCGCAGAAATGCAGGGCGAATATCAGAAAATGACCATCAGCAAAGAGCGAAGTTACTCTTTTGGTCTCAACAGCAGTTACGTCAACAAATTTACTCAAAATGGATTCAACACGGAACTTTTTGGACAATATTATCTTTTTGAAAATACGCGCGTGAATGCCAATTTAAGTTTTGCTCCGGAGACTGCCATTTTTCCGCGTCAAAGTTATGGCGCGGGTTTGGCGCAAACTTTCTGGATATTAACACCGGAAGTCCATTATCTTTTTGAAGATTACCGACAAGCCAATATCCAGACTGTCAGGCCGGCTCTTTATTTGGAACCTTCTGGAATTGTTAAAATCGGCGGGGGATACCAATTTCAATCCGTCACGTTTGGAGGAACACGTCGTAATCTCAACGGCTGTTTCGCGGAAATTTATTTCACACCACTCGAATGGCTTGAACTGAATGGTTATTATTTGCGCGCCAACAATGTCTTTGAAGCGGGGCGATTTCCCACTCCCTTTGTTAATTTCAAATCAAACATTGGCGGAGGCGGAATTGATCTAAGATTCATCGCTAGTTATTCCGCACATTTCGATGCCCGCTATGAAAGCAGGAACAACGGCGAAACCTCACAGACATACACCTTCTCAGGCGGGTATTCTTTTTAAACGCTTGTTAAAAATCCAAACGGATGGATTTAAAGTTGTAACTTTAGAAATTCTTTCATGTGTTGTTCGATGATTTCTCTGTGCTGTGGCAAAAACGGAGTCAGACGATATTCATTGACCACCATGACACTCATTCTCTTCCACTCTTCCCAACATTGGTGGCAAACCTGCGTTACGATCGCTTCTTTGAGCGGACCGCTATAGGGCACAAAATCAGGTGGAGCCGAATTGAGACCACAACGCACGCATTTGATTGTCGTCATAAAAAAATCTCCTTGTAATTAGCGGTATTTTCAGGGGTTTCTTTAAAATATTATTACGCCCAACAAAAGTATTATTACACCCATTTATATTTTTATACCCATCTTGCTATAATTCAAAAGTGAGCTGGCTTTTGATTCTACTGTTGTCCCTAGCCTCAGAAGGATTTGCCGCCGGTAGGAATCTGGAAGAGAAATGGCTCAACGAGATTTTTCAACTTCAAGAGACCTATCAAAAACTCGACAAACTGATTTCGATTTCTCTTCAAGACTATCAGCAAGCTGTTGTCAACAGCACAATCATTTATCCCTTTGAAAAAAGTTTTTTAAATGATGGAGAAAAAAAAGTTGTGGTTGATTGGGCACACATTCCTTATGGAACAGAGAAAAAATGGTACGACCACACGGCCGTTATTTGGGAACAAGACGTGAACAAAAATTGGCACCGCATTGCGGAAGTTGATTGGGATTCAACTAAGACAGGAATTTTACCGGGACCGGAAGCATCCACATTGCGCAATCATTCTTTTAAAATTGACGCGGAAGAAATCAATGAAGCCCCCAATCATTTCTACAGGGGACTTGCCCAGTTTAATAACAAAATACCGAATCCGGGAGAAAAGAGAGGCTACGCCGAATTTTTTCAGGATCTTCAACGAG
This Deltaproteobacteria bacterium DNA region includes the following protein-coding sequences:
- a CDS encoding tetratricopeptide repeat protein — encoded protein: MVKKVMSFPRLFWFFLVVNLLIASPLLAKGKNPLFQEAEDKIQEGNYEGAQSTYEEILGENSNDISALSGLAQVLYWQGDYDGAISQYSKILEEDPKNVDALVGTGKAYLAGGKERKAREFFKRAEKIEPSNEEVAAVSPQIDKKSNIEVLGGYILGSFNYAAEMQGEYQKMTISKERSYSFGLNSSYVNKFTQNGFNTELFGQYYLFENTRVNANLSFAPETAIFPRQSYGAGLAQTFWILTPEVHYLFEDYRQANIQTVRPALYLEPSGIVKIGGGYQFQSVTFGGTRRNLNGCFAEIYFTPLEWLELNGYYLRANNVFEAGRFPTPFVNFKSNIGGGGIDLRFIASYSAHFDARYESRNNGETSQTYTFSGGYSF
- a CDS encoding Fe(2+)-trafficking protein codes for the protein MTTIKCVRCGLNSAPPDFVPYSGPLKEAIVTQVCHQCWEEWKRMSVMVVNEYRLTPFLPQHREIIEQHMKEFLKLQL